Part of the Gadus macrocephalus chromosome 22, ASM3116895v1 genome, ACAATGATACTTAGTCATAGTGCCTTTTCTGATATTTCCATATATACTTGGGTCGACTCCCTGTAACACcttcttcccccttcccctcccctcccctactCTCTCCTACCTGTACCTTTAAATTGTAAAGTACAACGTGTTGTTTAGGTCATAAACTTTATTGCAATCATTTCCTCTCTAGGAACAGATTTCCCAAGTGATCTTTACCAAAGGTCTCTTCACAGTGACGTGGAGTCGGCCAATCCAGACACACCTACACTGTAGTGAATGAGTGATCAGGCCTGCGTGTCAGACGGGCCCCTGGAGTGGTGAAGGGCAAGTTGAAACCCAAGCGAAGGTGTGGCGTATACCGTGTGACGCCTTCACGTTACAAGAACTTTCATGGCGTAATAATGGAACGCACTCCGGGCGGGGACATAACAAGACATCGCGTCCCTATGTTTAATCCAAACCAACAACGACTCAGAGCAGggggtgttgttttttttagcgAAAAAGCTGAACTGGTGAAACTGTGACGGTGTCATGTGGTACAAAGCAGAGGAATAACACGACCTGGAGGTAGGCATTCTCTTTTCTCCGTGTTTAACCCCGGGCGGCTGTCTGCTGACCACGCGTCGAAATTCGCACAATGTCCGAGGCGCTGACCGCCAGGGGCACACTGTTTGGAAACATGCAGCTGGAGTAGAAGGTGATTGGCTTGGAGGAAAATGTGTATTTGTAAAAGTGGGTCAGCAAAAGCATCCCCTTTGACTTGAGATCCACATCATTGCCTTTTTCTGATCTACCCGAGCTACGTCGGGTAGTTGTTTGAGGCCAGTTCCAGTGTGTTGCTGTTTGTGAGCATTTTATCTCCTCCTCTAATTGTatattcccccctcccccctctgcttGCTTGTTGTGGTTCATTGTGGTCCTCAGACTGAACAGACACTTCGCTTTCTCCGTCGAGCTTCGCCTTCCCTCGTTCACTCTGAGCCACGGTCTGCTGAGGCACCATGCGGAGGTTCAGCTCCGAGGGGTCCCTCCTGGACATGGACGTTATGCCCTGGAGAGGGATCCAGCTGAAAGACCCCCCGGTACTTAACAGGGAGTCGGGCACCCACACGCATCTACTCGGCCCCTCCGAACCGGCCCGGAGCGCGACGCTGCCCCCGACCATCCGAGAActgggttcgagtcccggcTGCCCGGCCAGGTTGACCAAGGACCTCAGCGTCAGCGTGGAGGACTTGAAGGAGCTGAGCAAGCGGAAGATGGACAACCTGCGAGTAGGGACGATGGGCGAGAGCTTCCGTGCCTACAGCGACGGCCAGCTGGCGCCCTCCTCCCAAGGCAGCAGCACCGGGAGCTTGGAGAGGGACGACACGCGCCCGTCCTCCCCGTCCGACCCCTCCTTGAAGTCGCGCCACCACCGTGAGCGCGCCAAAGCAAAACTGTCTGCTGCCAAACTTCACCTAAAAAGTTTGTTTGAACTGGTAAATTAACTAATTACATTTTTAACCaagttaactgtgtgtgtgtgtgtgtgtgtgtgtgtgtgcttgcagaaACCTAGATACCTTTTGTAAGAAATGATTTGAAACATGGTTTGTATTCAGCAAGAATTTGTCATTGTGTCATTTCCAGAATCATCATTCGTCCAACTCCAATATAAGCCAAGCAGTCCAAAAAGACAGGTAGGTCGACTGGTCCAGCATAGAGAACCCAACACTGTGTCTTCACTTGAACGTGGGCGTCTCTAGTCATTTGAGCTGCTATTATGATAAAGGAATCTAGTTTTCCAAAGGTCCCCTTACAATTAGGAAATCTACGGTGCCATAAATAACTGTTGAGACAGATTGATTcatggtgttgttg contains:
- the si:ch211-152p11.4 gene encoding regulator of G-protein signaling 8 isoform X2, which codes for MRRFSSEGSLLDMDVMPWRGIQLKDPPVLNRESGTHTHLLGPSEPARSATLPPTIRELGSSPGCPARLTKDLSVSVEDLKELSKRKMDNLRVGTMGESFRAYSDGQLAPSSQGSSTGSLERDDTRPSSPSDPSLKSRHHRERAKAKLSAAKLHLKSLFELNHHSSNSNISQAVQKDSAKERRSRLRFMRQWSQVGHSGGLRFSLEALENWARSLNALLASQEGVSVFGAFLRSEFSEENLQFYLACGQYQQSSNNFSLQRRAKDICTTYIQPGSPREVNLDSKTRDLTLQLLQAPSHTSLLPAQKRIYSLLDADCYPRFLQSPLYLSLLEDAR